Sequence from the Diorhabda carinulata isolate Delta chromosome 5, icDioCari1.1, whole genome shotgun sequence genome:
CTTGACATCGAGATTTCACTTCCTTGAATAACAAAAGCTTTACAACCAGTCGTCCTTTCTTCTTGTGgttcaatttttgaatacaaGGTTCGCACAAtcttaaaaatagtaaaatgtcCTTTGTAGTTACATTTTGGAATTTTCCTTTCAATTGCTCAATCATGCGATCTCTTCCTCCATGTCCAGTGGATATGTGCGCCTCGTTTAGAACTCCAAACAGCTCTTCATCAAAAACATAATACTTTATGTTTTCTTGGTCTGTGACAGGGTGAATTAGTTTTGTAATACCGCTTACTTCAATAATATCATATCGCCTTAAAAACCTAAGatcattgttttcttttttactcGAGGTTTTTAGACTTGTGACTTTTTCAATATAACTATCGTATTTCAATTTGGACAACACCAGTGAATTTACTTTGGAAGCCGAGCGTTCTAGATTTAGCTTTTCTCGAAACACTTGTTCCTTGGAGTCTggcataattattattatattctgaaAGTGATTATTAACCCTAAAGTACTACCGTTCATAAATAGTGACATATCTAATACTACTGAGTCAAATAGacccaattttttgattttttgtttaaaaaaggtggaaatttttttcaaaaagttttattgaaaaaaatgctattataatatatgaaaaaact
This genomic interval carries:
- the LOC130894528 gene encoding KRAB-A domain-containing protein 2-like; protein product: MPDSKEQVFREKLNLERSASKVNSLVLSKLKYDSYIEKVTSLKTSSKKENNDLRFLRRYDIIEVSGITKLIHPVTDQENIKYYVFDEELFGVLNEAHISTGHGGRDRMIEQLKGKFQNVTTKDILLFLRLCEPCIQKLNHKKKGRLVVKLLLFKEVKSRCQVDLIDFQSQSDRDFQFIMVY